From the Accumulibacter sp. genome, one window contains:
- a CDS encoding ATP-binding protein — MNRPETPPGETKRSPTLAEIAFALLADGSGSEDSAEATWLGSHAAALAMWQGVADPPDAMAAWTRSPPVVDRRLHALAAEQRLGLAETLALALAREAELLPMAARALIWLQHPVGEARPTVGLIASLCQRLGVADALAALANGPARRHGLLQLQPDERPLCERSVRVGLPLLFALDGRDGHFDGVDTDTAGLPPLPPSTIAEAQRHGAGLIGDGVRTLLIRSGQPLEARAAAAQVVAAIGARVAFFEGDAAPGFAAWLWLNGRLPVWCVALAPGERRRAPRIPGHDGPLLVACGADGSIDSGAAVAQWRLPVPVAAERSQLWRAALGAGPAAETILALATQHRHAAGRIAELGQAARSAAARLDEKVAISHVTQVARSGVGADLGALAELLADDIPDEALILTPLLRNALEALLARCRQRDTLAEGLGAAARTRYRPGVRALLVGPSGTGKTLAASWVATRLGLPLYRVDLASVTSKYIGETEKNLSDLFARAEHAEVVLLFDEADSLFGKRTDVKDANDRFANQQTNYLLQRIESFEGIVLLTSNSRARFDSAFTRRLDAIIEFPAPGPEERRALWLAHLGERHGLDAATLNRLAAACDLAGGHIRNVVLAAAALARQRGTALDEAALLVAVAAEYRKLGKSLPSAMAVAG, encoded by the coding sequence ATGAACCGTCCGGAGACACCACCCGGCGAGACGAAGCGCTCGCCGACGCTGGCGGAGATCGCCTTCGCGCTCCTCGCCGACGGCAGCGGCAGCGAGGATTCGGCGGAGGCCACCTGGCTGGGCAGCCACGCGGCGGCGCTGGCGATGTGGCAGGGGGTTGCCGATCCTCCGGACGCGATGGCGGCGTGGACCCGCTCGCCACCCGTCGTCGACCGCCGGCTGCATGCCCTGGCGGCCGAGCAGCGACTGGGACTGGCCGAAACCCTGGCACTGGCGCTGGCGCGCGAGGCGGAACTGCTGCCGATGGCGGCACGCGCCCTGATCTGGCTGCAGCATCCGGTCGGCGAGGCACGCCCGACGGTCGGACTGATCGCCAGCCTGTGCCAGCGACTGGGTGTGGCGGACGCCTTGGCGGCGCTGGCCAACGGGCCGGCACGGCGCCACGGGTTGCTGCAGCTGCAGCCCGACGAGCGCCCGCTCTGCGAACGCAGCGTGCGCGTCGGGCTGCCGCTGCTCTTTGCGCTCGACGGTCGTGACGGACATTTCGACGGTGTCGATACCGATACCGCAGGGCTGCCGCCGCTGCCGCCGTCCACCATCGCCGAGGCGCAGCGGCATGGCGCCGGCCTGATCGGCGACGGGGTGCGGACGCTGCTGATCCGCAGCGGGCAGCCGCTCGAGGCGCGCGCCGCGGCGGCGCAGGTGGTCGCCGCCATCGGCGCACGCGTCGCCTTCTTCGAGGGCGACGCAGCGCCGGGATTCGCCGCCTGGCTCTGGCTGAACGGCCGCCTGCCGGTCTGGTGCGTCGCGCTGGCGCCGGGCGAGCGGCGGCGGGCGCCGCGTATCCCCGGGCACGACGGGCCGTTGCTCGTCGCCTGTGGCGCCGACGGCAGCATCGACTCCGGCGCTGCCGTCGCGCAGTGGCGACTGCCGGTGCCGGTGGCGGCCGAGCGCAGCCAGCTCTGGCGTGCCGCGCTCGGCGCGGGACCGGCAGCGGAGACGATCCTCGCCCTTGCCACGCAGCATCGGCACGCTGCCGGGCGCATCGCCGAACTCGGGCAGGCGGCTCGTTCGGCAGCGGCGCGCCTCGACGAAAAGGTGGCGATCAGCCATGTCACGCAGGTGGCGCGCAGCGGTGTCGGTGCCGACCTCGGCGCGCTCGCCGAACTCCTCGCCGACGACATTCCCGACGAGGCACTGATCCTGACGCCGCTGCTGCGCAACGCGCTCGAGGCATTGCTGGCGCGCTGCCGGCAGCGCGACACGCTCGCCGAGGGCCTCGGCGCGGCGGCACGGACGCGCTACCGGCCGGGGGTGAGGGCGCTGCTGGTCGGCCCCTCGGGGACCGGCAAGACGCTTGCCGCGAGCTGGGTGGCGACCCGCCTCGGCCTGCCGCTCTACCGCGTCGATCTCGCCTCGGTGACCAGCAAGTACATCGGCGAGACGGAGAAGAACCTCTCCGATCTGTTCGCCCGCGCCGAACATGCCGAGGTGGTGCTGCTCTTCGACGAGGCGGATTCGCTGTTCGGCAAGCGCACCGATGTCAAGGACGCCAACGACCGCTTCGCCAACCAGCAGACCAACTATCTGCTGCAGCGGATCGAGAGCTTCGAGGGGATCGTCCTGCTGACCAGCAACAGCCGCGCGCGCTTCGACTCGGCCTTCACGCGCCGGCTCGACGCGATCATCGAGTTCCCGGCGCCGGGGCCCGAGGAGCGCCGGGCGCTGTGGCTGGCGCACCTCGGGGAACGGCACGGGCTCGACGCCGCCACCCTGAATCGCCTCGCCGCCGCCTGTGACCTTGCCGGCGGCCACATCCGCAATGTCGTCCTCGCCGCCGCCGCGCTCGCCCGCCAGCGGGGCACGGCGCTCGACGAGGCGGCGTTGCTGGTGGCGGTGGCGGCGGAGTATCGCAAGCTCGGCAAGTCGCTGCCGAGCGCGATGGCGGTGGCGGGATGA